TCCCAGTTTCTGTTGTATAAGATGTTGTAATTGTcatattcatgattttttttgtggaaatatatatacaattttatttaatggTTGCTTCAAAGTATTGTCCATGTTGGGAGcactttgaaatttttgaattcaaCTTGAAGTTGTActtcaaattttggaaaaatgcacaagtattccCTAGACTATGACTGAAATTCTAGAGATACACCTTAACTAAATTAAGCAACTATTACctcttgaacttatttttttttgtaattttatccacctttttagcttacgtggcatccgaaaattcatatttgtatgctatagcaaagttttgATGCAACATTAATCTGATGTGTGAAAATGAGAGATTTTGGAAATTTGTAAAACTTTTAGGATTTATGGTAATAAGAGAGCTTAAATGTGGAATTTTTGTCATTTATCCTTTGTAccgtaaaaaatattttacactTAAATTATTCAAGAAATCTCACGtataagttaataaaaaacaattacataatagattaatgaaaattaaaaggCAATAATACTAGAAAATAGAAATCTCtatcttaaaagaaaaataaacttattatTTCTAATTAATCCCACGGAATCTTCAAAGAAATTAAACTTTCAACGTATAAAGGTCCTATTTTAACCCCCAATGGAACTTTTTTCACTTTAAATTCagtatattcattttttctcACATTATACTCAAGAAATCGACCATCATTCTTTCTATATTGTAATATATTTCCATTCTCCTTAACACAAGTCACATTACCTAAGTACCATTGAGTATGAGGATCCTCATACAAAATAGGTAACTTCATGATGTTATTCCATGTTTTTCCATCTTTTTCGAGTGGCCAAATTGATATTTCCTTGTCAGTATTCGTTATAACATATACGCGATCACCCCACGCACATAATTTCACAAGTTCACCACATGTACTTGGCACTGGTGTTACGATAAATTTTTCATCTGCTACGTGGAAAGATATAACCATTTGTTCAGATTTGGATGAAATCGAAGTAGTCATCATGTGAATGACACCGTTTAATGAAACTGGATCTTTTTTTACGAACAACGATAAATCACAAGGAAGGGGGAAAATATCTTGAATTATTTTCCACGATTGATTTTTAACTGAATATATTTCAACAACGTAACGTGGATGCATTGTATTACTTTGAAGTTGTAATACTATACATAAGACCTTGTAATCCTCCGCCACAAAATCATAAGCAAAACCGAATATCGGCCTAATGaaataattcatgaaataagtcatatgttgcaacatataacgCGTTGGAATCCGTTTGTATTTTCGAATGACGGGATTCCATAATATTGAACCAGTGAGAGAATCATGAATAAAGAACAAACCATTGCATGAAATCACTTTTAAATAACCAATGTGTCTACATAATATTGGGATATTCGGGTGCTTCATCAATGCAACTTTGGAATCAGCGCTAATTGAACCTTCCATCGATAATACTTGAATCGAATAATTACAATCTTCATCATTTAGAAAAATGAGATTCTTTTGACGATTAATATCGTTAGATGATTTATATAGATGAGAATTGATGAATTCGGAATCATCAATCGTACTACACCATGACTTACACGTAAGTTTGAATCGTGAAAGAGACTTCACAGGAAGCTCTAATAGGATGGAGTAGACAATATCAATAGACAAATTTGGAATACAACCCATAGAagaagttttagtttttttgtttttttttggaggGGCACGAGCCAattatatagaatataataatCCTAATTCCACTCGAATACGATTAAATATAATACTTTGAAAACTATACAAAAATAGaaggcataatatatatattggaccctaaacttggtttcaaattttaaatttgacctccaactttcataatgcacaaacagacactttaaccatccaacttttaaataaatagacgcatgagtcctacatgacaaaatacacgtaggacaccacgtaggacgaaaaataatatgtaggatgacatgtaggacatgtatgtttatttgttcaactttatacaagtttaagtgtctaattgtgcacacccaaagttgaagggcataaatgtgattcgaagcTAAGTTAAatggcatatttatgtattatgccaaaatAGAAAATACTATATGGAAAGAACACTTTAAAACCTTCATAATTttccaaatttaaattaattttatgagtcgtctatatatattttttttataaaaagaacaaaaaaaccCTAAGTAAACGTATAGTCCAATGAGTCTTAATTTGGGAGATGATGTAATAACTTGCATCCTCTCAAAACTCCCTGTTGAATCTCTTCCACGTTTTAAAATTGTACAAAAATCATGGTGTTCAATTATCAACGATCCCAATTTCATCAAGTTGCATATAGACGATTCATCGTCCGATATTAATCGTCAAAAAATCCTCTTAATTTCATCGAAAATAACTCCATCTCCTTGTTTAAAATACAACATGTTAGCATTCAACATTGGTACAACATGTGCATCATCACTTAGTGTTTATTCTCAAGTTGTTTCTCTTAATCCACCAAATTATTTAATGTCTCGAGATATTTCATATCCATTTGTGAGTTCTTGTAACGGCTTGTTATGTATGGTGTATAATTTCGCGATATTTATATGGAATCCAGCTATTCGAAAATACAAAACTGTTCAAAAGACTCATCGATACATATCAATGCTATATGAATTCGAATCGACGTTGTATGGATTCGTGTATGATTCTATCTGTGATGATTATAAGATAATCGCTATATTTGTGATTAATTCGAAAGATAGTCATTATGTTATTGGAATATACTCTGTGAATAATGAGTCTTGGAAAAAGATTGAGTTTGTTCCTATTGGTTATCGTTTGTTTGACCAAAATCCAGTTTCATTAGATGGTACGATTAACATGATGGCCAATGATGATAATAGTGGATTAGATAATAAGTTTGTGATGATATCTTTATTTGTGGCTAATGAGAAATTTATTGTAACGCCCGTCCCATTGCAATATCATGGGACTCgtatgaaattatataattttgcTGATCGTCTCTACCTTTTCTCCGTGTTGGTTGAGATGGATTTTTTGTTGTGTTCACTCGAGAAAGATGGGGAACGATGGAGATGGAGTAACGTCATGAGAATTCCAACGATACCCTCATTCGTTGGAAATGGAGAGGACGAAAAATGGTATTTAGATGATATAGTATGTTTGAAGGAAAATGAGAATATCTTGTGGAGGAAAACGAATGGTGAGTTTATAGAGTACAATGTGCGTAAACAAGAAGTGAATGAGTTTACCTTGAAAGAAATTTCGCCTTCTACAGATTCATCCATCTTGTTCGCGGGAAGTTTAGCTAACTTGAGAATTCCATGGGACTAGAAGTTCAGGATTACATGTTGTTCTTATTCTTCGATTTTACCATTACATGTTGTGTTTGAGATTGTGTGATTTTGCTGATTGTGAAGAGATTGGTTATGAGTAAGTGTGATCTTTATGTTATGTAAGTTTAGACGAAAAACATGCTTCAGTCTCTGCTTAATAGTTGTCTATattgattgtttttttaatcttcACGTGTCGTTTGGGGTTATTGAATCGTCAAAAGATCGATCAGGTCAGTTTCCTTGAAGGTTTTGAGGATTTTGTATTGTAGGGTTTATATGGGAGATTGATGCTCCAAATTTGGTATAAGTTGAGTACATAGGACTCAACCTTGGCTCATTAAGTACTAAAATGATTACATGTTTCATCAATCCCTTTAatgtatatgaaagaattaagaaaaaagaGCAGTaacaaacatcaaaataatgtgATAATCACTTGAGTATGGGGTCGAGTTCGATAGGGAGTGTTTTACCTTCAACGTGTACAAGGTCGAGTTTCTTAGGGAGTGTTTTACCTTCATTGTGTACAGGGTCGAGTTTGTTAGGGAGTGTTTTACCTATAATGTGTACAGGGTCGAGTTAGTTAAGGAGTGTTTTACATGGTACAGGGTCGAGTTAGTTAGGGAGTGTTTTACATGGTACAGGGAAGAGTTAGTTGGGGAGTGCTTTACCTCCAATGTGTACATGGTCGAGTTTATTAGGGGGGGTTTTACCCTCAATGTGGAACCTTTCGGCGTGAATTCAAGTTTAATTGAGCTCTAATGACAAATTACCAACATTTTTAGTAAAGATGCCATACTTCTACTAATATTTTACATGAGCAACTTccacatataacaaacataaaaatcatactcgtatgttatagttatagtttgcgcttcataataaattttatgtttgctatatagcttgtaatttgtatatttcACTATACATATACGAATGtctattaatatgtatatttcgctatacatatacaaatgactattaatttgtatatttcagTATGCATATACCAATATGgctattaatatgtatatttcaatatacatatacgaatcaattgtataatatgtgtttatataaagtgagaaagacaaaagaacaCTGGACAATGAAAgatctgtatttgtataattttaaatgtataggacgaaaatatatgtatttgtatatacaatttttcctcgTTTTATAcgaacagaaacacaatttatacatttatgtttgtataaagtgagagaagtAAGCGAGCGAAATTCGCCgggagagaggcgactgacaaATGCTAAGACTAAAATTAAATGAACTctacttataatattttatttgaatcaataatttgttattttatataattttcctttttttttaatttaatatgcgTCCACAAAATTCAACTACTCATATATTAAATAACACTTGTTATTTaagtatttaaataaaaaatgggtAGTTGGGTAGTTGCTGTCACgtgtactttttttaaaataatacagAACTTAGGAGCATCTTAATTTTTACATAtagttataatataaaaatcgttttgtaaaataatcaaaaacaattatagaatataaatataatattttttaagaattaattaaattaaaaggagaagaaaaaattgtgtgacttaatttaatttaaactttattatataatttgtcTTTTACAACTATTTACCAAAAAAGTTGGAGGAAATTCCAAAGTCAATTATCCAAAGACTTCCACCATTTCTCTCTCCTCACCTACTCacctttatttttaattgttaataatttttaaatttaagctatgaaaataaaacttattaaatattattttttaaaaataaattagacaaAGAgtgaatcaaaatttaatatgacTATCAAATATCATTTGATTAGATATAGTATAAATAATATTCATTACaggattttctttaaaaaattatttgtttaaaagaaaatcacCCACAAATACAGTAAAAAGGatataaaaatgttttgaatgatAATTATGTCTACATTCATGCTAAGTATGTAGTAAAACCTCTTGCATGACTAATAATTTCTCATATATCAATTATACCTAATATAATAGCAAAATATAGTATAGTTATTGAAGCTAATGAATTAtgcataacataattttttttaatgcattacgcataacattatttttttaatgtattctaTAAAATGACACTTAAAGAATCTATCAAAGATAGTGTACTATTCTTttcaaaatagtaaaaataaaataatgtagacatttttttttcaaaccttACTCATACTAGTCTATAAAACTTTAGACTGAGATCTTACATTTCTATAATCGTGCACGTCGCTtataattttagtattttcattGAATATTCTATCACGtaaaatgtttatatatatatcagataaacttcttattatgtaataatcttcaaattatataaaaatgaaatcacATTAGATAAACGCAAtacaataaaatcaaataaaaaatttctaaaaaatattaaggaTAAGATAACGTATATCTTACTTTTTCCAAACCCTACTCATACTAGTACTAAAAAACTTTATAGTTGAGATCTTACATTCCTATTCCGTCTTTTTTTCCCCGAAAACTTGAGAGCATAACGTGCACGCCGCGATAACCTCAGTGTTTTCACTGAACACTCTACCATGAACATTTTACATGTATCAGATAAACTTCTTATTATGTAATAACTTCAAACTATATAAGGATGTAAATCACATTAGATAAACGCAATACAATAAAGTCAAATAAAAAAGTTCTAGAAAATATTAAGGATAAGATAACGTATACATTACTTTTTTCAAACCCTACTCATACTAGTACTAAAAAACTTTATAGTTGAGATCTTACATTCCTATTCCACCTTTTTTTTTCGGAAACTTGAGAGCATAGCGTACACGCCTCGATAACCTCAGTATTTTAACTGAACACTCTATCATGAACGTTTTACATATATCAGATAAACTTTTTATTATGTAATAACTTCAAACTATATAAGGATATAAATCACATTAGATAAACGCAATATAATAAACTCGACTCAAAAAGTTCTAAAAAAATCGATTCCGAATCATCCACGTGAACACACCACATGCCTTGAGCTCCAAAACTTCACTATCCAAAGACTTGGGacctcatctctctctctctttcttgtcACCTCTTCCAATTCTCCAATCTAGAAGATTTTTGCTTCAATGGAAACTCAAAACAAATTAGCTGAAGCAAAAATTCCTCaagaatttcttcaattttcatgtCTACCAGATGAAATCATCATTGAAATACTCTTGAGGTTACCAGTAAAATCTATCTTGAAATTCAGGTGTGTCTCAAAATCTTGGCTTTCTTTAATCTCAACTCCATATTTCATCAATGCCCAGATCAAATTTTGTgttaaaaaatccaaaaatgtGAATCTAAGACTTGTTATTGTAGCTTCAGTAGCTGGTTTAATGGGTAAAATGTGCTCTGTTTACTCTCTTGATTGTGAAAATTCCTCTGTAAATGTTGATAAAATTGATTACCCATTAAAAACCCCTTTTGGATCTGCAAAATTTTTGGGTTCTTGTAATGGGTTGATTTGTTTAACCCCAATGTCATTTAAACTTATGATATGGAACCCTGTTACTGGAAAACACAAGGAATTTGAAGATTCATTTGTTCAATGTGCTGTAAATTGTTATATTAGATATGGGTTtggttatgattatgttaatgaTGATTATAAGGTGGTTAAGATCTTTAGTTTTCCGCGAAATGAGGGGAGATATGAGAATAAGGTGAAGATTTATAGCTTAAAGTATGATTCTTGGAAAATGGGTGAGATGTTTGATAGTGGTTACGTTAATGCACAATCCGGGATGTGGTTGAATGGATATCTTCATTGGGGGGTAAGCCATTGTCGCGACtctggtgatggtgatggtggtggtggttcTTCGGAGATAATGACATTGGATTTGTCTACGGAGACGTATGGGGTAATGGCATTGCCTAATTGTGGAAATGGGAATACTAGTTGGTCGTTGAGTGTTCTAAATGGATGTTTAGTTGCTTGTTGCAACTATCATTCGGTTAGGACGGATATGTGGGTGATGAAGGAGTATGGTGTGGAGTCGTCGTGGACTAAGTTGGTGTCTAATATCACGGCTCCCTCTGGTCGTTTAGGTTATGTCTCGCCTTTGTCTGTGTCGGAGAATGGTGGTGAGGTTTTAGTGAGGCTTGGTACTAATATAAGTTTGTACAACGCGAGGAATGCTTCACATGAATCCTTGGACATTCATTCATTGGGTTATTGTCTTAAAGTACAAGCGATTACTTACATTGAGAGTCTAGCTTCGCCTAATGTTGGTGATACGTAATTAGCTCGGGAGGTTATGACTTTGAATTTGGTTAGTAAGACGTATAATGGGATAGTGGCGTTGCTTAGTTATGGAAATGGAAACTTCCGTTGGATAATAGTTGTAGGTTGCAACTATTATTGGGATAGGAAGATGATGAAGGAGTACGAGTGTGAAGAATAGTCTCTCTTCTCCGGTCTCCCTTTGCTCGTATGGGTTATGTATCGCCTTTGTTTGTGTCAAGAGAACGATGATGAAGGTTTAGTACAGATATAAGTTTGCATAACACGAGCAACGTTTCATACAGATCCTCGGATATTCATGCAAGTAGTTACTAACATCGAGAGCCTAGCTAGCTACGCCTCGTGTTGGTGATAAGTATTTTAGCTTACATCAAAGAAATTACTCTGCTTGTGTTGTTCTTTCTGGAGATTTACTAATGTTGTTGTATTTTCGCGCTTTGTCTTGTTAAAAGATCCCCATATGTATTGTTAATAATGTAAAGTTCTTGTTGTTAAAACTACTTGTCTTaatcttctttgaaaatcaaagtaCTATGTGTTTGGTTGATCAGATGTGAGAATTACGTGTTTGGTACAATGAAAGTCACTTACGATGTTTGTTGGTGAGTGAAATACTTTTCGAAAATgtatattacaaaaataataacaatagcAAATCAGAGGGTGTTTTGAAGAAAATTCTGGtgcaaatttttttttcgtaaaaaaaaatatttattacttattttagaccacaatttttttttaaagaaaatatttctttcttaaattctttGTCAAATCAAAGTAACTCATACTCACCATGTTCTTAATTATTTGTCTACTTTTATTTGACAtacctattaagaaaacaatgattgatatagtaaatttattattttaccccAATTAATTGAAATGAATGAATTAAGAACTTAAgattttcgaaaaaaaaaaaatctacattTTTCAGAAAAACTAATTGaggaaataaaagtaaaaaaacttgtctttctcaattttttttaaatgaacaaataataactaaaaatgaaaaaattgataaataactAGACacgaaaggaaaataaaataatttgaaaacgCTAGAGgggccaaaaaaggaaaaacgatcaaacaaaattttaataggCCCCACTTCTTTGGAtgaatcaatttaaaaaatcgCATAAAAAGCACATGTAGTAAACATTTACGTAAGGACCACACTatgtaaaaaaacatatattaaaaaaggGTAGGATAATGTAAAATAGCAGAAAAAATTGGttagaaagataaaaaaatctaaagggAAAAACTTTTTagccaaaataatttaatcataataactcaaATATGTTCACActataaattgatttatttttgacaaattacATCCTTTTTAATTTGACAAAGAGCGATATaattgtcaaaaaataaatcGATTATAGCATGAACATGTATCTAGATTGTTATGACCAAATTATTCTGGCCGAGAAGACTAAAAAAGCACGTGGCGCGTTTAGTTAAAGTACAAGGTGGGGTTCATAAGTCGGGATAgtaataaattttgagaaaggaCGGATGAATAAATACATATGTATGTGTTGCTTCTAGCCGGACATTAgcgataaaataattatgacaGCGACTGGTACAAGTCAGTTACAACGAATTATGTTTGATAATACCTAATTTACCCTTTGTTCGGCAAATAAGCATGTTGACGAATAGCTGCTTGACAAATCTTGATGCTCGCCACAAACTTAGTCGTCATAGACGGCATAAAAGCACCTATGCACTTTgtcatttttctaaaaaaaacttaaatataaGCACCAAAAGAGCATTTCACATTATATTCATCTCAACTTTTTTCTTACCCTTTGTTAACATTTTGCCAAGCCAAAAGATGGAAATAAAGAACAAGTATGTAACTATAAAAAACAGCATAAATGGTGCACCAAAAGAGTCAGACTTTGAGATAAAAGTCGAAAACGTCTCACTTATCATTGAGTCTGAGTCTGAGTCTGAGTCTAAGGATGTTGTTGTGAAGAACCTGTTTGTTTCAATTGATCCATATCATATAAACAGAATGAAGAGCCAAAGTTCGTCACAAGGAACCATAAGTTTTGCAACTGCTATAACTCCTGGTGAGTCCATTGATAGTTATGGTGTAGGAAGAGTTTTGTTCTCGCATCGACCTGATTTCAAGAAAGGTGATTTGGTAGCAGGGATACTTACCTGGGGAGAGTATAGTATAGTAAAAGAAGGTTCATTATTGAATAAGTTGGATCCTAATATGGGATTTCCGTTGTCTTACCATGTCGGAATTTTTGGATTCAGTGGACTATCTGCCTATGCTGGATTCTTCGAGGTGTGTAAACCGAAGCCAGGGGAGAAAGTTTTCGTGTCTGCTGCTTCAGGTTCGATAGGGCATTTAGTAGGACAGTATGCTAAATTACTTGGATGTTATGTTGTTGGCTCTGTTGGTAGTCAAGAAAAGGTAAATTTTCTTAAGGGAAGACTTGGATTCGACGATGCATTCAATTATAAACAAGAAACTGACCTTAAATTAGCTCTGAAAAGGTGTTTCCCTCAAGGGATTGATGTCTACTTCGACAACGTGGGAGGCAGGATGTTAGAAGCAGCAGTGGCAAACATGAACATATTCGGTAGAGTAGCTGTCTGTGGGGTTATATCTGAGTACACAAATGCTACAACACGAGCTGCTCCAGAGATGTTGGATATAGTCTACAAAAGGATTACCATCAAAGGATTCCTAGCAGCTGATTTCATGAATATGTATGCTGAGATCCTGTCGAAAACAGTTGAGTACGTCAAAGATGGAAAACTCAAGACCGTTGAAGATATCTCACAAGGCGTTGAAAGCATTCCCTCTGCTTTCATTGGACTGTTCAATGGCGAAAATATAGGCAAAAAGATTGTCAAAGTTGCAGATGAGTGAAAAAATACAAAGATACATGATTGTTGGCATATGAATTAATAAGTCAAGAACTTGCTTACTTCTGCTATATTACCAAACAATATCTTACCTGTGCTTCTTTCAAGTTCTAATCCATTTGATGCTCTTAATCGATGTGTAAGCTTTCTGGTAATTCAAGTACTCGAAAAGTCTGTAGAGCCATCTCGACATAGAGTAGGAGGCAATTCATATCCTGTGCAATTCCATAAATAGAATTTGATGCACACAAACCTTACCCTTACCTTTCGAGGGGTAGAGAGAGTACAGTATAAAGGAATATACAGACCACAATATAGCAAGATAACTAAATATTGGAGAAAAATACGAATCTTAGGAAGATGAACATTGTATAGCCATTATCTAGAACAAATTTGTCTAAGATCATCATCATCTACTACAAGTAGCAGATGGCATATCATCTTCTACTACAGATCAATATACATACAACAGATGTTCAATGGAAGGAGAAGCTTAAAACTATCAACAATGTGAGATACAATTAGTAGAAGTAGGCAAGTCTCGCTCTGTACATTACACACAGTAATAACATTAGTACATCACAAATGAACTGTAAAAACTGGGAAAGCCCGCGTTTCTTCCTTGTGCTCCCTGCAGTTACAGGTGGTGGATTAGTTGTTCGGTTGTTCCATAAATAGCTTTTTCACTTCCTGAAAGTTCAATAATACAGAAAAGTTAACCAAAAACCTCATTGACATCTCATATGACGGAAAAAAAAGCAGGGCAGATATA
The nucleotide sequence above comes from Solanum pennellii chromosome 9, SPENNV200. Encoded proteins:
- the LOC107029625 gene encoding F-box/kelch-repeat protein At3g23880, coding for METQNKLAEAKIPQEFLQFSCLPDEIIIEILLRLPVKSILKFRCVSKSWLSLISTPYFINAQIKFCVKKSKNVNLRLVIVASVAGLMGKMCSVYSLDCENSSVNVDKIDYPLKTPFGSAKFLGSCNGLICLTPMSFKLMIWNPVTGKHKEFEDSFVQCAVNCYIRYGFGYDYVNDDYKVVKIFSFPRNEGRYENKVKIYSLKYDSWKMGEMFDSGYVNAQSGMWLNGYLHWGVSHCRDSGDGDGGGGSSEIMTLDLSTETYGVMALPNCGNGNTSWSLSVLNGCLVACCNYHSVRTDMWVMKEYGVESSWTKLVSNITAPSGRLGYVSPLSVSENGGEVLVRLGTNISLYNARNASHESLDIHSLGYCLKVQAITYIESLASPNVGDT
- the LOC114074088 gene encoding F-box/kelch-repeat protein At3g23880-like; the protein is MLAFNIGTTCASSLSVYSQVVSLNPPNYLMSRDISYPFVSSCNGLLCMVYNFAIFIWNPAIRKYKTVQKTHRYISMLYEFESTLYGFVYDSICDDYKIIAIFVINSKDSHYVIGIYSVNNESWKKIEFVPIGYRLFDQNPVSLDGTINMMANDDNSGLDNKFVMISLFVANEKFIVTPVPLQYHGTRMKLYNFADRLYLFSVLVEMDFLLCSLEKDGERWRWSNVMRIPTIPSFVGNGEDEKWYLDDIVCLKENENILWRKTNGEFIEYNVRKQEVNEFTLKEISPSTDSSILFAGSLANLRIPWD
- the LOC107030703 gene encoding NADPH-dependent oxidoreductase 2-alkenal reductase-like → MEIKNKYVTIKNSINGAPKESDFEIKVENVSLIIESESESESKDVVVKNLFVSIDPYHINRMKSQSSSQGTISFATAITPGESIDSYGVGRVLFSHRPDFKKGDLVAGILTWGEYSIVKEGSLLNKLDPNMGFPLSYHVGIFGFSGLSAYAGFFEVCKPKPGEKVFVSAASGSIGHLVGQYAKLLGCYVVGSVGSQEKVNFLKGRLGFDDAFNYKQETDLKLALKRCFPQGIDVYFDNVGGRMLEAAVANMNIFGRVAVCGVISEYTNATTRAAPEMLDIVYKRITIKGFLAADFMNMYAEILSKTVEYVKDGKLKTVEDISQGVESIPSAFIGLFNGENIGKKIVKVADE